Part of the Pseudobacteriovorax antillogorgiicola genome is shown below.
AGCTTCCTTCGCTCTATTCGCGAGGGCGAAGAAATGACCATGGTCGATTTTGCTAGTGAGCTAGGAATATCTAGATCTCATCTGAATGATATTGAAAAGGGTAATAAAGCAGTAAGCCCTCAGAAAGCTGTAGAGTATGCTCAAATTTTGGGATACAGCGAGCAGCAGTTTGTTCGCTTAGCTCTTCAAGATCTTCTCGATCGTTACGAGCTACCGTATTCCGTAGAATTGAGTAAGAATAGTCGAGGATTGTAGACAATCACTGAATACCGCAGCTATCTAAACCAAAAACCATACCTGACATGGTATCTCGATTATTCTATCCATTTTGACGATCAGTAGTAGGTTTGTCTTGGGGAGGTCGATCTCTGCTTTTACGCCATCAATAAATTTAACCAGGCTAGCACCCTTCCTAGGAAAGGCGCTAGCGAATAGACACCACTACTTACGAGAGATCCAAACGATAATGTCAAACCCCCAGGTATTGAGCCAAACATTTTCCCAGTTAGGCTTATTATCTTTTAAAAGAGGCTTCTCAGCACTTTGGAGCACGAACTCAGCAGATTTTTCAAGACCCTCACCGAGCTTTCCAGGAACATCGATATCATCGACCGAGTTTTCGGCGTTGTCGAGAATCTGTGACATGGACGAATGGAGATTGTCTAATGCCGGATGATTTTCGAAAGCATCTTCAACACTATCGATCGTGTCCTTGATATTGTTCGTCACCTCTTCCTTTGTATCGCGGAATTTATCTAGTATGGCTTTACATTCGTCAAGAGATTGTTTGATACCAAGGCAATCGTAAAAATTTTCATCTTTTCTTGTTTCATAGAATGGAGAGTAACTGTCTCTTTTCAAGTACCAGTTGGCATCGTATAGGATTTCATCTTTTCTTGTTTCATAGAATGGAGAGTAACTGTCTCTTTTCAAGTACCAGTTGGCATCGTATAGGATTTCATCTTTTCTTGTTTCATAGAATGGAGAGTAACTGTCTCTTTTCAAGTACCAGTTGGCATCGTATAGGATTTCATCTTTTCTTGTTTCATAGAATGGAGAGTAACTGTCTCTTTTCAAGTACCAGTTGGCATCGTATAGGATTTCATCTTTTCTTGTTTCATAGAATGGAGAGTAACTGTCTCTCTTCAAGTACCAGTTGGCATCGTACAGGTTTTCATCTTTTCTTGTTTCATAGAATGGAGAGAAACTATCCCTTTTAATATGCCAGAGAGTATCCGCAAGGCTTCGCGCAGAAGATCTTCTAGTCTTAGCGTCGCCAATCAGATCAAGAATTTTCTGGCTAGAGTCTCGTAAACTTCGGTAGTGGCCACCATTGATAGTTCTGCGATGCAACCAAGTGTTCTCGATAAGGGTTTGAAACTCTTTATCTGTAACATCCAGGAGATTGCCCTTGAGAGCATTGAGCCTGGCTGTGCGCAGCTCAAGATCGACTGGAAGTTTCTCGGAACCACAAATTTCTGCTTGGTTCACTTTCCGTCTCTCTCCGGCCGCAGAGCAGAAATTATTCCAGTACCATAGGTCTAAAGATGTGCGAATATACTTGTTAAAAGAGGTTTTTAGCAGAGATCTGAAATTTGAATCAGAAATCTTGGCAAACTTGATGTCCTGGATTTTTGAGAGATCTTGTTTGGCCTTGGTGGTGGACGCAGAAAACTTTGCGGCAATATCATTAGCCTTAAGGTCTAACGAATCTAGGTAGTCCTTTACCTTTCCATTTTGCCTGTCTAGAAGAGCTAGTGATCTATTCACTTTCTCTTGATAACTAGGGTAAAGCGTCTCGGCCTCTTCTAAACAAATCTCGCCAACGAGAGCATCCGTTTCAACAGCTAACGTTTCGATTTCTGCTGTGGCTTGTGCAGCTAAGCCGCTTGGAAGTTTTTGGCTAAAGACTTTCTTGAGGTTGCGAGTCGCTTTGCTAATCTTTGACACCTGGCTCTTACAGGCTGTTTGGTAACTTTTCAAAGAGCGGTCATGGGCATTTTCAAAGTGTTCAAGAGCCTTGTCCGCGGCATTGTCAACGCGATCAAGGAGATCAGCCGCCTTTTTGCTTAGTGCCTGGGCTTTCTCCGAGCCTTTATCTTTATCCAAACGACCTTCTATTTTCGAATAAGACTGGAAGTACCTATCTGC
Proteins encoded:
- a CDS encoding helix-turn-helix domain-containing protein — translated: MAGEQLTLGSFLRSIREGEEMTMVDFASELGISRSHLNDIEKGNKAVSPQKAVEYAQILGYSEQQFVRLALQDLLDRYELPYSVELSKNSRGL